A single Pseudoalteromonas rubra DNA region contains:
- a CDS encoding YdcF family protein has product MAFTNKDVLIVLGCTNDDSGVLSSLAKERADKAIEVLSKHQIRCVLTGGFGPHFNATTTPHYEYMRHYIEGQLTQPMHFIQGISSANTFEDAQKTSELLSSLDYNNAYVITSDFHAARVGMLFELFCKKRVRLITSITEKNARELIELMQHEIKAISYAAKLNNL; this is encoded by the coding sequence ATGGCGTTTACAAACAAAGATGTGTTGATTGTATTAGGTTGCACCAATGATGATAGCGGCGTGCTTTCCAGCCTGGCGAAAGAGCGGGCAGACAAAGCAATTGAAGTGCTTAGCAAGCATCAGATCCGGTGTGTGCTTACCGGTGGCTTTGGTCCACACTTTAATGCCACAACAACGCCACACTACGAATATATGCGACACTACATCGAAGGCCAGCTTACCCAGCCGATGCACTTTATTCAGGGGATATCGTCAGCCAATACATTCGAGGATGCGCAAAAAACCAGTGAGCTTCTGAGCAGCCTGGACTACAACAATGCGTATGTGATTACCTCAGATTTTCATGCAGCCCGGGTCGGCATGCTGTTCGAATTATTCTGTAAAAAACGCGTCAGGCTCATCACATCTATCACTGAAAAGAATGCCAGAGAGTTAATTGAACTGATGCAACACGAAATCAAGGCCATCTCCTATGCCGCCAAGCTCAATAACCTTTGA